The following is a genomic window from Sutcliffiella horikoshii.
ATAAGTGTCAGCAACAAGCTAAGCATCACCACTACTGTGGTCACCCAGAATCCGTAATGCCACAGTACCACCCATGCACTGTTCAATAAGCAGCTTAAGACAAAAAGGCTACTTGTGTTCACATATATCGGGAGATCCCTGCGCGATTTCGGAAACTGGCGAATAATCCAAATCCCAAGCAAAAGATAAATCAAACTCCAGATGGAAAATACATAGCCAGCAGGCTGAAAAAGGACGGTAATCCGATTGGCGATATCTCCTGTAGTAAGGCCATTAAGCGGAAGAGCATTGGCGAGGTAATTGACAACTATGACCAGTATAAATGCAGCGATATTCAATAAAAGTCTCCACATTAGTAACACTCCTTTCTTCTCTCTACTATTACTATTCCTTTTGGCGAACCTACATAACCATCCTAATATGCAAGTGAAGCAGAATAAGTAGAAGGACTCACAACAATACAGCCATATTTTCACAACTTGTCTCATAAAATAGGAAATGGATTTTCTTAGAGTAAGAGTGAGCGTTAGAGAGGGGACAATTTCGGCTATGAATAAATTTTTTAAAGGGACACTCCTTCTGGCAATCGCCGCCTTTTTGGGAGAGAGCATAGAATTTATCGTAAATATGGTACTGGCAAAGAATCTTGGGGAAGAAGGTATGGGGCTTTATATGTCTGTTCTGCCAGTCATTTTTCTGGTAGTCGTCATTTCTAGTTTGGAGCTGCCGATATCCATCTCCAAATTTGTCGCTGCCAAAGAAGAGAAGTATCACCAAAGCATGCTTCATCATGCCATGCGGCTGACCATTGTTTTTACGATTATGGTGCTGTTCGTCGCAGCGATCATCCTGCCGTTTGTTCCGGTCTTTCTACATTACCACCCACTTGTAAAATGGTTGATTCTTATTCTGATCCCGGTCATTTCCTTTTCATCCATCGCCAGAGGTTACTTTATGGGACTTCAGCATATGGGCAAGATTGCGATCTCTAACTTTTTAAGAAAGATTGTGCAACTAAGCCTGCTCGTCCTTGTTTACCACTTCTTCCATTTTTCGTTGGAAGTTTCCATTCTAATAGCGCTTTGCACATTGGTAGCGACAGAGCTGATTGTCTGTTTGTATCTTCTTTATATGTACAGGCTTCAGTATATTGAATTAAAAACAAAGGCTGCCGCCAGAATCGATGGCAGGACAGTGAGGAAAAGTTTACTTGAAGTTTCCATTCCTACAACAGGCATGCGTCTTTTTCATGCGGTCACAAATGCGATTCAACCTTTTCTTATTAAAATAGCGCTTGTAAAAGCAGGGCTCACTCATACGATTGCACTCGAGGAGTTTGGTCTCCTAGCAGGGGTGGCGTTGACCATTGGCTTCTTCCCTGGATTTATTGCGCACTCTTTGTTGATCGTCCTTATTCCCACGGTGTCTGAGGCCCATGCGAATCATGATTATAAAAAAATGCAGAAGCTGTTAAAGCAAGTGATGATTATCACGTTTATTTATGGCATTCCTATTGTGATGGTGTTTTATCACTTTGCGATTCCGCTTACCAATGTCTTTTTTGAAAATTCCCATGCCGCATCCTATGTCCAGCTGTTGTGGCCTTTCTTTCTTTTCCATCTGTTTGTCTCGCCATTGCAAGCGTATTTGATAGGATTGGGCCTGATTAAGGATGCTTTTCTACATTCCATTTGGTCCACCTGTATTTCTTTTTTACTTATGTTTCTTCTCGGTTCGCTTCCAAGCTTGCAGATGAATGGGGTGATCCTTGGCATGAATACGGGGATGGTGCTGCTAACCTTGATGCATTATTTGACGGTTTGTAACAAAATTAATGTAACACTATGGTTGAAAAGAATGGAATCACGGTCTGTTTAAATTTAATGGGAAAAAGTAGTTTTTAAACAAACGTTTGTTTCACGTGAAAAGAATTAATCCGCTTTCAATTGTGCAACTTCTTGCTTATGTGTTTACATGCCTGTCCTAGGTCTTTATAATCCCTACTAGACTGTAAAAATCACGAGGGAGGCTGACCGGTATGAACAAACACTTGAAAACACTTTTATTCTTGCACGTAGGTCCTCTTTTTGTTGCAATACATGTACATTTTTTCCTCTCGCCCAATAGCTTGGCAACAGGGGGAGTGAGTGGACTTTCCATCATATTAAACGATGTATTCCCGATGTTATCAATCGGTGTGTTAATGTTGATCGTCAATTTAATTTTGTTTGTTGTGGGCTTTTTACTGCTTGGATTCGGATTTGGGGCAAAAACCATTTATACGAGCGTCATGTTGTCTGTGATGGTTTGGCTATTAGAAGCTTTCTTCCCAATCAGCGGGCCGATAAGCGAAGACATCCTGATTCAGTTAATCATTGGGCAATGTATTGCGGCACTAGGGATGGCGCTAGTTTTTAATCAGCGTGCTTCCACAGGTGGAACCGATATTATTGCCTTGATTTTAAATAAATATTTTTCAGTGGATATGGGCCGTGGAGTATTGTTGGCAGATATCTTTATCGCTTTATCCTCCATTCTGGTGTTCGGACCGGAAGTAGGGATGTATGCGGTATTTGGCGTTATCTTGAATGGATTGGTTATTGACTATGTGCTTCAGCAGGTGAACGAAATGCGTGAAGTCGTGATCATCAGCAGCGAAAGTGATCAGATTCGCTCCTATATTGTGGGTCAATTGGGCCGTGGAGCAACCATTCATTATGCAAAAGGTGCCTTTACTTCTGACGAAAAAGAAGTAATCACCACCATCTTGAACAAAAAAGACTTCTCTAAATTGAAGAAATTCATCGGTGCAACGGACGAACAGGCATTCATCACTGTTCATAACATGAAAGAGATATTAGGACAGAACTTTAAACAATTGGTGACAAAATGATTGAAAGGGACAGGTCCCTCGATCCCAAAGCGGGTGAGGGACCTGTCCCTATTTATTTCCAGCACCCAAAAAGTTTCTTTTCCCGTGCCAAAAAGTTTACAATAAGAAGAGGGAAATTCATATGAGGTGGACATATTGTTAGAAAAAAAGGAAGTTCTTTTTAGAAAAGCAGAGGAATTTATCCTGCAGTGTTATCAGGAATTGGGAAAGTCCGAGGACGAAATGACTGTCAGGTTGCAGCTGATAAAAGATGAGATAGACCTATATGGTTATTATGAGCATACATATGAAGAGTTGGCACACGGTGCGAAAATGGCTTGGCGTAACAGCAACCGTTGCATAGGCAGGCTTTTTTGGAATTCGTTACATGTAATAGACCGTCGTCACTTAGAAGACGAAGAGGATATTGCAGAAGCGCTACTGCATCACATTGAATTTGCAACGAACCATGGCAAAATAAAGCCTACGATCACTGTTTTCCGTCAGCAAAAAGAAGAAGGGAAACAGTTGCGTATTTGGAACCACCAACTCTTGAGATACGCAGGTTATGAGACAGATTACGGTGTTATTGGAGATCCGGCATCCATTGACTTCACGAGAAAGTGTCAGGAATTGGGTTGGGAGGGTGCCAAGACCCATTTTGATATCTTGCCTTTAGTTGTACAAGTCGATGGAGCGGAGCCAAAGCTATTTACCATCCCTGAAGACATGGTGCTTGAAGTGCCGATTGTGCATCCTACCATGCCTGCGTTTGTTGATTTAGGGCTGAAATGGTATGGAACTCCGTTGATTTCCGATATGCGATTAGAGATAGGCGGCATCCATTACACTGCTGCGCCTTTTAATGGCTGGTATATGGAAACAGAGATTGGCGCGAGGAATTTGGCTGATGCTGATCGGTATAATATGCTCCCGAAAGTTGCTTCGCTTATGGAGCTTGATACGAGTACCAATGCGACGATGTGGAAGGATAAAGCACTGATAGAGTTGAATGTAGCGGTGGTCCACTCCTTTAAGGAAAAGGGAGTGAGCATTGTCGATCATCATACTGCTGCGACGCAATTCAAGCTTTTTGAGGAGCGGGAAGCGGAGAGTTGCCGGCATGTAACGGGTGAATGGGCATGGTTGATTCCGCCCGTGTCGCCTGCTGCCACACATATCTTTCATAAGTCGTATGAGAACAAAATAGTGTTGCCGAACTATTTTTATCGGGATAAATTGTATTGAATTTGGTCTCTTCCCGTGGGTGGGAAGAAGCTTTTATATATTAGGAAGTATGTATGACGGTTGATTTTCGTTCCACGCGCTTCGCTTGCCTGCGGGCGGTCCGTGAGCCTCCTCGGCTTGCGCCTGTGGGGTCTCACCTGTCCCTTCCTCCCGCGGGCGTCTACGCGCCTTCCACTCCAATCAACAAGGTGGCTTCATTTACTTAAGGGCTTGTGAGAATTCATCTAACTGAGTTATGTGTAAAAGCACTAACATTTCAGTCCTCTTAATTTCTAGCTGTGGATTGGAGCAAATGGCGGAGACTCCAGCGGGGGAGTAACGGTAGCTTGAGACCCCACAGCGCAGCGAGGAGGCTCAAGCACCGTCCCGCGGAAAGCGAAGCCATATGCGAAAAGGAACAGCGTCGGATAGTCAAACAACAAAAATCCATAATAAACAAAAACCGAGCCCTGAAATAGGAGCTCGGTTTTTGTTTATTTTTTAAAATCAAGTCGCAGCCTTTTGCAGCTTATGAATGACACTCAACGACTTCCCAGTACCAATCGCAACAGACTCCAACGGGTTTGGTGCAACATATACAGGCACAACAATTTCATTGCTCAACCATTCTTGCATGCCGTTCAACAGAGCTCCACCACCAGTGATGATAACCCCTCTGTCAACAATGTCCCCACTTAGTTCAGGAGGGCAATCTTCAAGCGTTGCACGGATTGCTTCAAGGATGTGTAATAAAGATTCTTTAATTGCTTTTTGAATTTCAGTAGAGTGCAATTCAATCGTTTTTGGAAGACCTGTTACAAGGTCACGACCGCGGATTTCCATCGTGATTTCTTCGTGGTCCACTAGTGCATAACCAATCGTCATTTTGATTTGCTCTGCAGTACGCTCACCAATCAACAGGTTGTAGTTTTTGCGTACGTGGTGCACGATATCGTCATCAAACTGGTCTCCACCTACACGGATAGAGTTACAAGATACCACACCACCGTAAGAGATGATGGCAACTTCCGTTGTACCGCCACCGATGTCCACTACCACGTTAGCCACAGGCTCGTCTACTGGTAAGTCTGCACCGATTGCAGCTGCTACAGGCTCTTCAATCAAGTGAACGTGCTTTGCGCCACAATTTTTTACAGCGTCTTGAATCGCACGACGTTCAACAGACGTGGAGCCGGATGGTGTACATACAACTACACTTGGCTTACGGATGGAGAAGCCCATCGTTTTGCTCGCTTTTTTCATGATTTGCTTTAACATGCTTGTCGTGATGTCGAAATCTGCGATAACGCCATCCTTCAATGGTCGAACTGCCACGATTCTTCCCGGAGTCTTACCAATCATGTTTTTCGCTTCTGTACCAACAGCAAGCACTGCCTTTGTTTCTAAATCAATTGCTACAACGGACGGTTCATTGAACACAATCCCTTTACTTTTACTATAAACCAGCGTATTCGCTGTACCTAAGTCGATCCCAATTTCAGTTGTTGAAAACATAATCCATTCACCCAATCTTTTTAGTTAGTTAGTTTAGGTCTCTTATATACTTTCTACGAAGAATGTCGTTTTGTGGGGGTGAATGTACTAGAATAATATGGTAATATATTTAGGCATAGAAAAAGAAATCTATACGATATAAAACAATTAAAAACTCATGGATTTTACTGGATAGTTATGTTATATTCTAGAAAAAAACGAGGATATACTGCCTATGATTTTTCGTAATGAGCATAAGGAAATAGAAGAAATAGAAGAAGAGAGATTTTGGGATATTAATCCTAGAACGGTTACTTTTTTCTTAGCGGCGTTGGCCTTAATTGTTGGGATCATCACTTTTCTAAGCTTTTATGATGGATTTAAAGTAAAGAGTCAGGAAGAAGTAGCGACATATGTAAATGAAATGAATCAACTTTTGATAAAAAGTAAGCAATATTCCGATTCTGTGGAAGACTCCCTTAAGAATGAGACAACTGCTGTGTTTACTAAAAAAGATGAACAGGAATTTCGTATCCTTATGGAGACAGCGAGCAAGTTGCCTTTCCCGTCAAAGTGGAAAGAGCATCATGAAACAGCAGCGGGGCTAATTTCTGCCAG
Proteins encoded in this region:
- a CDS encoding polysaccharide biosynthesis protein — its product is MNKFFKGTLLLAIAAFLGESIEFIVNMVLAKNLGEEGMGLYMSVLPVIFLVVVISSLELPISISKFVAAKEEKYHQSMLHHAMRLTIVFTIMVLFVAAIILPFVPVFLHYHPLVKWLILILIPVISFSSIARGYFMGLQHMGKIAISNFLRKIVQLSLLVLVYHFFHFSLEVSILIALCTLVATELIVCLYLLYMYRLQYIELKTKAAARIDGRTVRKSLLEVSIPTTGMRLFHAVTNAIQPFLIKIALVKAGLTHTIALEEFGLLAGVALTIGFFPGFIAHSLLIVLIPTVSEAHANHDYKKMQKLLKQVMIITFIYGIPIVMVFYHFAIPLTNVFFENSHAASYVQLLWPFFLFHLFVSPLQAYLIGLGLIKDAFLHSIWSTCISFLLMFLLGSLPSLQMNGVILGMNTGMVLLTLMHYLTVCNKINVTLWLKRMESRSV
- a CDS encoding YitT family protein, translating into MNKHLKTLLFLHVGPLFVAIHVHFFLSPNSLATGGVSGLSIILNDVFPMLSIGVLMLIVNLILFVVGFLLLGFGFGAKTIYTSVMLSVMVWLLEAFFPISGPISEDILIQLIIGQCIAALGMALVFNQRASTGGTDIIALILNKYFSVDMGRGVLLADIFIALSSILVFGPEVGMYAVFGVILNGLVIDYVLQQVNEMREVVIISSESDQIRSYIVGQLGRGATIHYAKGAFTSDEKEVITTILNKKDFSKLKKFIGATDEQAFITVHNMKEILGQNFKQLVTK
- a CDS encoding nitric oxide synthase oxygenase — its product is MLEKKEVLFRKAEEFILQCYQELGKSEDEMTVRLQLIKDEIDLYGYYEHTYEELAHGAKMAWRNSNRCIGRLFWNSLHVIDRRHLEDEEDIAEALLHHIEFATNHGKIKPTITVFRQQKEEGKQLRIWNHQLLRYAGYETDYGVIGDPASIDFTRKCQELGWEGAKTHFDILPLVVQVDGAEPKLFTIPEDMVLEVPIVHPTMPAFVDLGLKWYGTPLISDMRLEIGGIHYTAAPFNGWYMETEIGARNLADADRYNMLPKVASLMELDTSTNATMWKDKALIELNVAVVHSFKEKGVSIVDHHTAATQFKLFEEREAESCRHVTGEWAWLIPPVSPAATHIFHKSYENKIVLPNYFYRDKLY
- the mreBH gene encoding rod-share determining protein MreBH: MFSTTEIGIDLGTANTLVYSKSKGIVFNEPSVVAIDLETKAVLAVGTEAKNMIGKTPGRIVAVRPLKDGVIADFDITTSMLKQIMKKASKTMGFSIRKPSVVVCTPSGSTSVERRAIQDAVKNCGAKHVHLIEEPVAAAIGADLPVDEPVANVVVDIGGGTTEVAIISYGGVVSCNSIRVGGDQFDDDIVHHVRKNYNLLIGERTAEQIKMTIGYALVDHEEITMEIRGRDLVTGLPKTIELHSTEIQKAIKESLLHILEAIRATLEDCPPELSGDIVDRGVIITGGGALLNGMQEWLSNEIVVPVYVAPNPLESVAIGTGKSLSVIHKLQKAAT